Part of the Panicum virgatum strain AP13 chromosome 4N, P.virgatum_v5, whole genome shotgun sequence genome is shown below.
CTATTCATTATtctatactattttttttctcaaatacaCAAGAGAGCTTCGTATctttatattaaaaagaagtgAACTTGAATATCCGAATTACAACAACCATGCTATTTATATGCTATAAGATCTttgaaacataaaaaaaataggaTAGTTCATAAGAGTGGCGTAGCCTAGCCAAAGAATAGGGGGCAGCCTTTCTTAATTGAGCTGCTAAAGCAATGAACAATATCAAGTTACTGTTTAACTGCTAAAGCAATGAGCATTGTCAAAAATACTGTTTAATTAGTGGAAATTTTTGCAAGGCAAGGAGGTTATGGCCTTCTATGGGTATAACTACCCTTCCGCCAGTGTTCATAAGAAATATGAAGGCGAGTGCCAATCTCATCCTCTGATTCATTAAGGAACTGGCGAAGCAATAAGCGTTAGTATTTGAGTCTTATACTACTGTTCTTCATCAATTGTTTTGTTTGTTCATATGCATCATTAAAGTTTTAACAGACCTTGTGTaatgattttaaaattttagaGAATATCTTGAACTTAAAATAATTTCATTTAGTCATATCTCTTGCTTTTCCATGCAAAGAAGGTCAATATCTAGTTTTATTTTAGGCTAGCCTGGTAAGGAAAGTCAATATAATTATTTGGTAGGCTGGCTAGAGGGGAAGAGGGGAAACGGtagcttttatttcttttttatttttacaaaaCTCAATATATACTTTGCAACATAAAAAAACTAAAGACATACTTCTTTTGACCACGCTTGGTGAACCTGTGAGTGCCGAATGGGTTAAAGCAAATTACCTATTGTGTTGAAACAATCAATTTCATGATGGAAAAAGTTTGTATAATTTCTTTAGTATAAATCAAGAACAGGGCCAAACATACACTAAATACTAATAAAACGTTTCTTTCcaatttttgttttttggtAAATTATGGATAAGTTTGGAATTATACTTGACTGGAATATCGAAATTGTCATGGTTGTTTCTGAAAAGTGACTGACTTGTGGGTGTTCTTTACCATTTTCGCAGAATTGAGACCCGACAGCAAAAGGAAAGGGAAAGGCGACGTTTCTTTCTCCTCGTTCCGGCGCCCTACCAGTACCGGGAGTGTGAGCTGCTGTTCTGCTCGAACGCCGCTTGTCGCGCGCACCGCGGCCTCGATCCGACGAGCTAGTAAGTTCCCCTCAGTTCCATAAGTTCATCGGATTTGAAAGCTTGGTTTTCTCGTGATCGCGATTCGGCTCCCTGAGTAGCGTCGCTCCGGCTAGTGAAGTCTTGCCGCTTCCCTGTTTCTTGGATAACTTCTTCACTTTATTACTGTTCGTGATAGATTTCTTGGCAATTAATTGCTCCTCCACTTCGATTTCCTTTTTGCCGGGTTTCTACTGAAGAGTTAAGATCGCCTGGCAGAGCGATGGTTCTGAGCTCTAACTGATATCTAGAAAAGAGGGGAAACACTTTTCTGGATCGATTAATCCAAGATCTTATACTAGCTATTGAAACGAGCGAGGTTGTTGGGTGAAATAGGTGGCCTCTTGGATTCTGGATTGCTGGGACGTGAAATATACGGTAGCTTCTTTGTAGCAATCCCCATTTCGTTTCTTGTTTGTTTATTGGTTGCTTTGTTGGTCAGCTCGATTACCGTGATAGACATCCGTCGAATGTTTCTTTGATCCTGTaaaaggaaagattttcttGGATTTTGTGTGACAAGAGGCATCGGGAAGACGGGAACTGGGAAGTGTCTGAAACTATCTATCCTACACAGAAGTTACAGTTAAAAGACACGCTAATGAATGCTTTTCCCCCCTGGGGTGGGGGCCGGTGGGAGCCTATTTCTCTACTGCTCTATTGTTTGCTTCTTGTTGGAATTGGAATATAATCTCTAGAGAATCCCATCAGATCAGTAAGGTCTCATGAAGTAACATAATGAGTAGGAATGCCATCAGGCATTTCCTAGGTCTAATCAGGCAAACAGTGAACGTTAAGGAGTGTAATGCTGGGAAAATGGGTTTTCTTTTAGCTGCTTTGAGCCTTGTTTCCAGTATTTCTTGcaatcctttggatgcatgctGCTTGAGTTACAGCAATGTACCACTGCTTGTTTTCTCTGAAGCTGATCGCTGTCAATGTTCATTGTGAGGTAGCATGTCCGGGGAACAGGATCATGTTAGTAAAAGCTCTAGCTCAAGCATCAGCAGCAGTACTCTGGAGAGCGAGGAGGAAGTAAGTGTAACCATTGGTAGCCTCCTTGCCCAAGCAAAGAATAGCAGTGGACATAGTCTTGGGAAGCGCCTGTCCCATTTGGGATCAATACCGGTAATCGAGATTCCAGAGTCAGTCAGATGTTTGTTTCTTTATGTAGTTGTACTCTTATTTGCATTATTGAACTTTACATAACTTCATTGGTATAGTActcaatactccctccatcattTTGCTATGGTACCTGATCAAACTAGTAAATTTTGGCCTGCGATTTGtcaaccaatatacaagttTCTGTGATACAAAACTGATAGTGTTAAATTTATATTTGGAAGTGTTGTACTCTTAGTGATAATATATCATGAAAGAAGGCAACAACGTTCTCTTTTACCAATTGTGCTACTGCTAAATCGAAACAACTATTCTAATGTCATATTATGTATTTTTACATCAATAATCCTGTAAGTCTGTAATGTCCTTTGCTTTGCACTAGCAGGTTTTCTGCTAAGTTTTATGATCTAGTTAGTAACTCTCTCCTTTATGACAGTACACTCCCCGAATTAATGGAAAAATTCCCAATGTTGATAATGCAACACTGGATCACGAAAGATTGCTGGAAAGGTAAAATATCATCTGTCAGTCTCACTTCATACGAGCAACACAAGAAGCTACACTGTTGGAATTAGTGTTGTGGAATTATACATGTTTTTCTTAACTGTAGCTACAAGTGTTGTGTGCTTTCTTTTATAGTTTATGTTAAGTTCATTTACCATTAAGGTTCTTTTGACAGGTTGGGCACTTATGGTTTGGCTGAATTTCAAATAGAGGGGGATGGAAATTGTCAGGTTTGTTTTTCAAGCACTAGTGTACATTTCATTCCGTTCATTGAATATATTATGCTGCACCATCAGCATCTGAGTCTTCTAGGTTGCTTGTAATTTAGCTCTCTCATAGAGTGCTGCTGTTACCTCATACTGAAAAATTAATTGGTCTCTCCTAGAAGGAAATTTATTTGGTCTGGGTTGTTTGAGCTCAAAATATTAAGCAATCAAGCAATACATGGCTTCCTGAACTCTTCTCTTCCTAAATGATGTACTGTTTCAGTTCCGAGCTTTGGCAGACCAGATATTTCACAATCCTGACTATCACAAACATGTGAGGAAGGCTGTCATGAAACAGGTTTGATTTCCTTGTGGCCTTCATTTCCAGGCTTCCTTTGACCAATAGATACATTACCACACTACATATTTAATCATACGTAATTGTACTGGAACACCCTGTATTTCAGCTAAAGGAATTCAGAAAACAGTATGAAAGCTATGTACCGATGGAATATAAGGTGTATTTGAAGAGAATGAAAAGGTTCCTACTGAACACTGATTTGAGTTGCTCATCAATTCACTGTCCAGAGAGATACTCCTTTTTCAGTTACTTATCTGTATATTCATAAGTGTTTTTCTGCAGATCTGGGGAATGGGGAGATCATCTGACTTTACAAGCGGCTGCAGATCGGGTAATATAGCACTTAAGAGTTAAGAGTTTCAAGCTAGTTGATTTGTTTCTgggtaaaattaacttttaaCTGCATATTTTTCCACATAATTTTCTTATGTATGTAGCTCGATATCCTTTTTCCTATGAACCCAAGGGCAAGTTGTGAAACTAATAAAAGTGGTTGATACTATTGGCTCACATTTGATGTGGATTTGCTTGGTAATCCTCATCAAAGATGCCTcatgttcctttttttttttgaattatgcaGTTTAAATTTTAACATCACTTGTTGGTTCATCAGTTTGGTTTTTGCTTGTTTTTACGTTCCCCTTTAGAAATATCTTGTTTTTATTAGTATGTGTTGTTACAGCATAAGTATATCTAATGTCTGTAAACTGTATATTGTCTAACTCCTCTTGTTTCTCTAATTGCTTGCAGTTTGGTGCCAAAATTTGTTTGCTGACATCATTTAGAGACACCTGCTTGATTGAAATAGTCCCCAGGGAACTGACTCCCACGAAAGGTTAGAGCTTGGATTACTCTGGTGCTCCAGTGCTAAGATATTTGGTTTCAAGTCAAATTCTATGTCGTCAGTATCCATTCTGCTCTTGAGATACTTCTGAATTGTATTTTTGCAAGGCCAACTGGATGGTTCCTTTTGTAGTATGTTTAAGTTCGAGGTTCCACAGGAAATTTGACATCTACCCCTTTGCTCGCACATATTTTTGCAGTGCTTTGGCTAAGCTGCTGGTGTGAGGTCCACTATAATTCCTTATATGGAATTGACGGTGTGTATTTTTCTTAGACCTGGGTGCACTAGCAATTTGCATTTTACAAATTTACACCATCGAATTTAGCGGAACCTAAACTGTATTTTCCCGGTTGCTGGTTAGTTATAAATGAGTTCCTTTTATGCAATCTGCAGATCTCTTGACTCGCAAGACCAAGAAGAAGCACTGGCTGTTCTAGGGTTGATTCTGAAGCTTCTCTGAGTAGCCATGTTCTTTGCAGCCAGTGTAGACTCTTTTGTAGTTACTAGCCAGCCAGTACTGTAGCATATCCTGAGCCTACGTAGGCTTTGCCCTCTTATGTACAGTTAATTTCACTCTTGTTGCTCAAAAAATCCTGTAAACCTTCCTCAAGGAACAAACCTGGAACTGCACAACTTTCAGATGCATGAGTCTCATGTTCCTTTTACATGGCGGTGTAGTTTTTGCCTTCGCAATGTACATTATAGTTTTCGTGATCTTTGCAGGTGAATGCTTAATTATTAACACTCTGAGTGTGCTTGCATGAGCTAAACAGCTGACATGTAGAACGTACTACCATTGGCATTTTGATATAGCAGTTGGGGTTGCGTTCTCTTTGATTTTGATTCGGATTCGAATAAAAAACTAGAAAAT
Proteins encoded:
- the LOC120671605 gene encoding OVARIAN TUMOR DOMAIN-containing deubiquitinating enzyme 11-like codes for the protein MSGEQDHVSKSSSSSISSSTLESEEEVSVTIGSLLAQAKNSSGHSLGKRLSHLGSIPYTPRINGKIPNVDNATLDHERLLERLGTYGLAEFQIEGDGNCQFRALADQIFHNPDYHKHVRKAVMKQLKEFRKQYESYVPMEYKVYLKRMKRSGEWGDHLTLQAAADRFGAKICLLTSFRDTCLIEIVPRELTPTKVLWLSCWCEVHYNSLYGIDDLLTRKTKKKHWLF